A section of the Caviibacter abscessus genome encodes:
- the rpsC gene encoding 30S ribosomal protein S3: MGQKVDPRGLRIGIIKTWNSNWFAQGKEYLNNLHEDLKIKEYIKKNYYNAGVSNIFIERNSATEITVIVEIAKAGVLIGRKGEEIEALKSKLEKLTGKKVRAKALEVKVPNKNAQLVAENIATSIEKRVAYKRAVQQAIQRAEKSGVKGIKVMVSGRLNGAEIARSEWSLSGRVPLHTLRADIDYATATANTTYGSLGIKVWIFNGEVLPTKKEGEDK; the protein is encoded by the coding sequence GTGGGACAAAAAGTGGATCCTAGAGGACTAAGAATTGGAATTATTAAAACTTGGAATTCAAATTGGTTTGCTCAAGGGAAAGAATACTTAAATAACTTACATGAAGATTTAAAAATAAAAGAATACATAAAGAAAAATTATTATAACGCAGGGGTTTCTAATATATTCATTGAAAGAAACTCAGCAACTGAAATAACTGTTATAGTTGAAATTGCAAAAGCCGGAGTTTTAATTGGTAGAAAAGGTGAAGAAATTGAAGCCTTAAAATCAAAACTTGAAAAATTAACTGGTAAAAAAGTTCGTGCTAAAGCTTTAGAAGTTAAAGTTCCTAATAAAAATGCACAACTTGTTGCTGAAAATATCGCAACTTCAATTGAAAAACGTGTGGCTTATAAAAGAGCAGTACAACAAGCTATACAAAGAGCTGAGAAATCAGGAGTAAAAGGAATAAAAGTTATGGTTTCAGGAAGATTAAATGGAGCTGAAATCGCAAGAAGTGAATGGTCATTATCTGGAAGAGTACCATTACACACATTAAGAGCAGACATTGATTATGCAACTGCAACAGCAAATACAACTTACGGTTCACTTGGAATCAAAGTATGGATATTCAATGGAGAAGTTCTTCCAACTAAAAAGGAAGGAGAAGACAAATAA
- the rpsN gene encoding 30S ribosomal protein S14 → MAKVAMVQRNLKRERIINKYAAKRAELKAAAKKGDKEAILELQKLPRNASPTRHRNRCQVNGRPRGYMREFGISRVMFRQLAGEGAIPGVTKSSW, encoded by the coding sequence ATGGCTAAGGTAGCTATGGTTCAAAGAAATTTGAAAAGAGAAAGAATTATAAATAAATATGCTGCTAAAAGAGCAGAATTAAAAGCAGCAGCTAAAAAAGGCGACAAAGAAGCAATCTTAGAATTACAAAAATTGCCTAGAAACGCATCGCCAACTAGACATAGAAATAGATGCCAAGTTAATGGTAGACCAAGAGGGTATATGAGAGAATTTGGAATATCAAGAGTTATGTTCAGACAATTAGCTGGTGAAGGAGCAATACCTGGAGTTACTAAATCAAGTTGGTAA
- the rplW gene encoding 50S ribosomal protein L23: protein MTIYDIIKKPVLNTEKARDLLNSNEYVFIVDKKANKLEIKNAVEKLFSVKVLSVNTLNVKPKTARSRATVYTISGYKKAIVKLAEGEKIAAFEI, encoded by the coding sequence ATGACTATTTATGATATTATTAAAAAACCTGTACTTAATACAGAAAAAGCAAGAGACTTATTAAACAGCAACGAATATGTTTTCATAGTTGATAAAAAAGCAAATAAATTAGAAATAAAAAATGCAGTAGAAAAATTATTTTCTGTTAAAGTATTATCAGTTAATACATTAAATGTAAAACCAAAAACTGCAAGATCAAGAGCAACTGTATATACAATTTCAGGATACAAAAAAGCTATAGTTAAATTAGCTGAAGGTGAAAAAATAGCTGCTTTTGAAATATAA
- the rplC gene encoding 50S ribosomal protein L3, which translates to MILGKKIGMTQIFENEKLIPVTVIEAGPSFVVQVKTMEKEGYNAITLAFDEKKEKNTTKPEMGVFKKAGITPKKFVKEFRVDSTENYSLGQEFTVASLETIEFVDIQGVSKGKGTAGVMKRHNFGGNRATHGVSRNHRLGGSNAGGAASNSNVPKGKRMAGRLGNENVTIQNLQVIKYDEANSLLLVKGAVPGPKNGYLVIKKSVKKY; encoded by the coding sequence ATGATATTAGGTAAAAAAATTGGTATGACACAAATCTTTGAAAACGAAAAATTAATACCTGTTACAGTAATAGAAGCAGGTCCAAGTTTCGTAGTTCAAGTTAAAACAATGGAAAAAGAAGGATATAATGCTATAACATTAGCATTTGATGAAAAAAAAGAAAAAAATACAACTAAACCTGAAATGGGTGTTTTCAAAAAGGCAGGAATTACTCCTAAAAAGTTTGTAAAAGAATTTAGAGTAGATTCAACTGAAAACTATTCACTAGGTCAAGAATTTACTGTTGCTTCATTAGAAACAATAGAATTTGTTGATATTCAAGGTGTGTCAAAAGGTAAAGGTACTGCGGGTGTTATGAAAAGACATAACTTCGGTGGAAACAGAGCTACACACGGGGTTTCAAGAAACCACAGACTTGGAGGATCAAATGCAGGGGGAGCAGCATCAAACAGTAACGTTCCTAAAGGTAAAAGAATGGCAGGAAGATTAGGAAATGAAAATGTAACTATTCAAAATCTTCAAGTTATTAAATATGATGAAGCTAATAGCTTACTATTAGTTAAAGGTGCAGTACCAGGTCCAAAAAATGGATACTTAGTGATAAAGAAATCAGTAAAAAAATACTAA
- the rplP gene encoding 50S ribosomal protein L16, translating into MLIPKRTKYRKQFRGKIGGIATKGNTVAFGDFGLAAKEFGWITSRQIEACRITINRTFKREGKIWIRIFPDKPYTKRPEGTRMGKGKGNTEGWVAVVKTGKILFEVGEVNEEKAKEALRKAGHKLPIKVKFVRKEVGGEN; encoded by the coding sequence ATGTTAATACCTAAGAGAACAAAATATAGAAAACAATTTAGAGGAAAAATTGGTGGAATCGCAACAAAAGGTAACACAGTAGCTTTTGGAGATTTCGGACTTGCAGCTAAAGAGTTTGGATGGATAACATCAAGACAAATAGAAGCTTGTCGTATTACTATAAATAGAACTTTTAAAAGAGAAGGTAAAATTTGGATAAGAATATTCCCTGATAAACCTTACACAAAAAGACCTGAAGGAACAAGAATGGGTAAAGGTAAAGGTAACACTGAAGGTTGGGTTGCAGTAGTTAAAACTGGTAAAATCCTATTTGAAGTTGGTGAAGTGAACGAAGAAAAAGCAAAAGAAGCACTAAGAAAAGCAGGACATAAATTACCTATAAAAGTTAAGTTCGTAAGAAAAGAAGTAGGTGGTGAAAACTAA
- the rplN gene encoding 50S ribosomal protein L14: protein MVQQQTILNVADNTGAKKIMVIRVLGGSRRRFGRLGDIVVASVKEAIPNGNVKKGDVVKAVIVRTRKETRRQDGSYIKFDDNAGVILNAALEIKGTRIFGPVARELRAKNFMKIVSLAPEVL from the coding sequence GTGGTTCAACAACAAACAATACTAAACGTTGCAGATAATACTGGTGCTAAGAAAATAATGGTTATAAGAGTACTTGGAGGATCAAGAAGAAGATTCGGAAGACTTGGAGATATAGTTGTTGCATCAGTTAAAGAAGCTATACCTAACGGTAATGTTAAAAAAGGTGATGTAGTTAAAGCCGTTATAGTAAGAACAAGAAAAGAAACAAGAAGACAAGACGGTTCATATATAAAATTTGATGATAATGCAGGAGTAATTTTAAATGCTGCATTAGAAATAAAAGGAACAAGAATATTTGGTCCTGTAGCAAGAGAATTAAGAGCTAAGAACTTTATGAAGATAGTATCATTAGCTCCAGAAGTACTTTAG
- the rplR gene encoding 50S ribosomal protein L18 yields MYKRIDRNSLRAKKHARIRNKVNGTAERPRLSVYRSLKNIFAQIIDDVNGVTLVSASTIEKNGKVEAGSNIEAAKVIGERIAKKALEKGIETVVFDRSGYIYTGKVKALADAAREAGLKF; encoded by the coding sequence ATGTATAAAAGAATAGACAGAAATAGTTTAAGAGCGAAAAAACACGCTAGAATAAGAAACAAAGTAAATGGAACTGCTGAGAGACCTAGACTTTCTGTTTACAGAAGTTTAAAAAATATTTTTGCTCAAATAATAGATGATGTTAATGGAGTTACTTTGGTATCTGCATCAACAATAGAAAAAAATGGAAAAGTAGAAGCAGGATCAAACATAGAAGCTGCTAAAGTTATTGGTGAAAGAATCGCTAAGAAAGCGTTAGAAAAAGGAATAGAAACTGTTGTATTTGATAGAAGTGGATATATTTACACAGGAAAAGTAAAAGCTTTAGCTGACGCTGCAAGAGAAGCAGGGTTAAAATTCTAA
- the rplE gene encoding 50S ribosomal protein L5, protein MADKYIPRLQKKYKEEIIANLMKELNISNIMQVPKIEKIVVNMGVGEAVNNSKLIETAMREMAQITGQQPVPREARKSEAGFKLREGQKIGVSVTLRKERMYEFLDRLINIALPRVRDFEGVSAKAFDGRGNYTLGIKEQIVFPEIEIDKVDKVLGLGVTIVTSAQTDEEGRALLRAFGMPFVK, encoded by the coding sequence ATGGCAGATAAATACATTCCAAGATTACAAAAAAAATATAAAGAAGAAATAATAGCAAATCTTATGAAAGAACTTAATATAAGTAACATTATGCAAGTTCCTAAGATTGAAAAAATAGTAGTAAACATGGGAGTTGGAGAAGCTGTAAACAATAGTAAGTTAATTGAAACTGCTATGAGAGAAATGGCACAAATTACAGGACAACAACCTGTTCCAAGAGAAGCTAGAAAATCTGAAGCTGGATTTAAATTAAGAGAAGGTCAAAAAATAGGGGTTAGTGTTACATTAAGAAAAGAAAGAATGTATGAATTTTTAGACAGATTAATCAATATAGCATTACCAAGAGTTAGAGACTTTGAAGGAGTTTCTGCAAAAGCATTTGATGGTAGAGGAAATTATACATTAGGAATAAAAGAACAAATAGTATTCCCTGAAATTGAAATTGATAAAGTTGATAAAGTTTTAGGTTTAGGAGTAACTATTGTAACATCAGCACAAACTGATGAAGAAGGAAGAGCATTATTAAGAGCATTTGGAATGCCTTTTGTAAAATAA
- the rpsQ gene encoding 30S ribosomal protein S17, with translation MERNERKVREGVVVSDKMDKTVVVVEETMKLHKLYKKRVKFSKKYKAHDEKNECKIGDKVRIMETRPLSKEKNWRVVEIIEKAK, from the coding sequence GTGGAAAGAAACGAAAGAAAAGTCAGAGAAGGTGTAGTTGTTTCTGATAAAATGGACAAAACGGTAGTTGTAGTAGAAGAAACAATGAAACTGCATAAATTATATAAAAAGAGAGTTAAATTTTCTAAAAAATATAAAGCTCACGATGAAAAAAATGAATGTAAAATCGGAGATAAAGTAAGAATTATGGAAACTAGACCTTTAAGTAAAGAAAAAAACTGGAGAGTAGTAGAAATAATTGAAAAAGCAAAATAG
- the rplO gene encoding 50S ribosomal protein L15: MNINELRPAEGSKKERKRIGRGHGSGWGKTAGKGHNGQKQRSGSYVSAAFEGGQMPLIRRIPKRGFSNSAFKKDMIVLNLKDIVDKFEDGETVAIETLVEKGVLKNPRFIVKYTEGGLRDREYTSILKVIGDAQVDKKLNFVVEKISANAKANIEKAGGSVELKAIKSYANIASNNKK, encoded by the coding sequence ATGAATATTAACGAATTAAGACCTGCCGAAGGATCAAAAAAAGAAAGAAAGAGAATAGGTAGAGGACACGGTTCTGGTTGGGGAAAAACAGCTGGTAAAGGTCATAATGGGCAAAAACAAAGATCTGGTTCTTATGTTTCTGCTGCATTTGAAGGTGGACAAATGCCTTTAATAAGAAGAATACCTAAAAGAGGATTCTCAAATTCTGCTTTCAAAAAAGATATGATAGTTTTAAACCTTAAAGATATAGTTGATAAATTTGAAGATGGAGAAACAGTAGCTATTGAAACATTAGTTGAAAAAGGTGTGTTAAAAAATCCAAGATTTATTGTAAAATATACAGAGGGTGGACTAAGAGATAGAGAATACACAAGCATTTTAAAAGTAATTGGTGATGCACAAGTAGATAAAAAATTAAACTTTGTTGTTGAAAAAATATCTGCAAATGCAAAAGCAAATATTGAAAAAGCTGGTGGATCTGTAGAACTTAAAGCTATTAAATCATATGCTAATATAGCATCAAACAATAAAAAATAA
- the rplX gene encoding 50S ribosomal protein L24, with translation MIKSKIKSVPNKLHVKTGDTVVVISGKSNKELRSEKSGQTGDKGKIGKVLKVFPKTGKIIVEGVNIKKKHIKPNQMNTQGEIVEREMPIFSSKVMLWDADAKKATRIRHEIKDGKKVRVSVVSGKEI, from the coding sequence GTGATTAAGTCAAAAATAAAGTCAGTACCAAACAAATTACACGTTAAAACTGGAGATACAGTTGTAGTAATATCAGGTAAATCAAACAAAGAACTAAGAAGTGAAAAATCAGGACAAACTGGAGACAAAGGAAAAATCGGTAAAGTATTAAAGGTTTTCCCTAAAACTGGAAAAATAATAGTTGAAGGTGTTAATATCAAGAAAAAACATATTAAGCCTAATCAAATGAACACACAAGGTGAGATTGTTGAAAGAGAAATGCCTATTTTCTCATCTAAAGTTATGCTTTGGGACGCAGATGCTAAAAAAGCAACAAGAATAAGACATGAAATAAAAGATGGAAAAAAAGTAAGAGTATCAGTTGTATCTGGTAAAGAAATATAG
- the rplV gene encoding 50S ribosomal protein L22 encodes MAAKAKLSYQRLSPQKARLVADIVRGKDVLYALNILRFTNKKAAPLILKTVKSAIANAEHNFGMNPDKLYISKILIDKGPVLKRMNPRAMGRADIIRKPLAHITVEVDERAEEK; translated from the coding sequence ATGGCAGCAAAAGCAAAACTAAGTTACCAAAGATTAAGCCCACAAAAGGCAAGATTAGTTGCGGACATAGTAAGAGGAAAAGACGTTTTATATGCGTTAAACATTCTTAGATTTACTAATAAAAAAGCAGCACCATTAATATTAAAAACTGTAAAATCTGCTATTGCAAATGCAGAACACAATTTTGGAATGAATCCAGATAAATTATATATATCAAAAATACTAATAGACAAAGGACCAGTTCTTAAGAGAATGAACCCAAGAGCTATGGGTAGAGCGGATATTATTAGAAAACCATTAGCACACATCACTGTTGAAGTTGATGAAAGAGCTGAGGAAAAATAA
- the rpsE gene encoding 30S ribosomal protein S5 — protein MAKEVKTNEYKESLLRISRVSKTVKGGRRISFSVLAAVGDGQGKVGIGLGKANGVPDAIKKAIASAKKSMINVSLKGGTIPHEQIGKFNSTSVLLKPATAGTGVIAGSATRELLELVGLTDVLTKIRGSRNKDNVARATLDGLSKIRSIEEIARLRGKTIEEIIR, from the coding sequence TTGGCTAAGGAAGTTAAGACTAATGAATACAAAGAAAGTCTTTTAAGAATAAGTAGAGTTTCTAAAACAGTTAAAGGAGGAAGAAGAATTTCATTCTCTGTATTAGCTGCTGTAGGAGACGGGCAAGGAAAAGTAGGAATAGGATTAGGAAAAGCAAATGGTGTACCTGATGCAATTAAAAAGGCGATAGCATCTGCTAAGAAAAGTATGATAAATGTTTCATTAAAAGGTGGAACAATTCCTCATGAACAAATAGGTAAATTTAATTCAACATCTGTATTATTAAAACCAGCAACAGCAGGGACAGGAGTTATTGCAGGTTCTGCAACAAGAGAACTTCTTGAACTAGTTGGATTAACAGATGTACTAACAAAAATTAGGGGATCAAGAAATAAAGATAACGTAGCACGTGCAACATTAGATGGGTTATCAAAAATAAGATCAATAGAAGAAATAGCAAGACTTAGAGGAAAAACAATAGAAGAAATAATTAGATAG
- the rplF gene encoding 50S ribosomal protein L6: MSRVGKKVITIPAGVEITKNENIYTVKGPKGTLIREFSDLIKINIEGNEITCERPNDLPFTRSLHGTTRANLNNMIVGVSEGFSKKLELVGVGYRVQANGKGLTLALGYSHPVEIEAVEGINFVVEGNTKITVSGIDRQLVGQIAANIRAKRPPEPYKGKGVKYADETIIRKEGKKG, encoded by the coding sequence ATGTCAAGAGTTGGTAAAAAAGTTATAACAATACCAGCAGGTGTTGAAATAACAAAAAATGAAAATATTTACACAGTTAAAGGACCTAAAGGAACTTTAATCAGAGAATTTTCTGATTTAATTAAAATAAACATTGAAGGTAATGAAATTACTTGTGAAAGACCAAATGATTTACCATTCACAAGATCATTACACGGAACAACAAGAGCAAACTTAAACAATATGATAGTTGGAGTAAGTGAAGGATTTTCTAAAAAATTAGAATTAGTTGGGGTTGGATACAGAGTACAAGCTAACGGTAAAGGACTTACATTAGCTTTAGGATATTCACATCCAGTTGAAATTGAAGCTGTTGAAGGAATTAATTTTGTTGTTGAAGGAAATACTAAAATAACAGTAAGTGGAATAGACAGACAATTAGTTGGACAAATTGCAGCAAATATAAGAGCAAAAAGACCTCCTGAACCTTATAAAGGAAAAGGTGTTAAGTATGCTGATGAAACAATTATAAGAAAAGAAGGTAAGAAAGGATAG
- the rpsJ gene encoding 30S ribosomal protein S10, which translates to MLENKLSIHLQSYDHKLLDQSAKKIAEVIKKAGSEIVGPMPLPTKIKKYTVLRSVHVNKDSREQFEMRIHRRFIEINNSSQQVMTALSSLSLPSGVGIEIKQN; encoded by the coding sequence ATTTTGGAAAATAAATTAAGTATACATCTTCAATCTTATGACCACAAATTGTTAGATCAATCTGCTAAAAAAATAGCTGAAGTTATTAAAAAAGCTGGTTCTGAAATTGTAGGACCTATGCCTTTACCAACAAAAATAAAAAAATACACAGTATTAAGATCAGTTCACGTTAATAAAGATTCGAGAGAACAATTTGAAATGAGAATACATAGAAGATTTATTGAAATTAACAATTCAAGCCAACAAGTTATGACAGCTTTAAGTTCACTTAGCTTACCATCAGGAGTTGGAATTGAAATAAAACAAAATTAA
- the rpsH gene encoding 30S ribosomal protein S8, with the protein MNLTDPIADMLTRIRNANAAKHSTVAIPFSNIKESIANILKNEGYIVDYEIKEEGAKKDIVVSIKYVDGEAVIKGLKRISKPGRRVYSSVENLPKVLGGLGIAIVSTPKGVLTDKECRKHSVGGEVICYAW; encoded by the coding sequence ATGAATTTAACAGATCCTATTGCAGATATGCTTACAAGAATAAGAAATGCAAATGCAGCTAAACACAGTACAGTTGCAATACCATTTTCTAATATAAAAGAAAGCATAGCAAACATATTAAAAAATGAAGGATATATAGTAGATTACGAAATCAAAGAAGAAGGGGCTAAAAAAGATATAGTTGTTTCTATTAAATATGTTGATGGCGAAGCAGTTATCAAAGGTTTAAAGAGAATATCAAAGCCTGGAAGAAGAGTATATAGTTCAGTAGAAAACTTACCAAAAGTATTAGGTGGATTAGGAATAGCAATAGTTTCAACACCTAAGGGAGTTTTAACTGATAAAGAATGCAGAAAGCACAGTGTTGGTGGAGAAGTTATTTGCTACGCATGGTAG
- the rplD gene encoding 50S ribosomal protein L4, with the protein MSVINLNVYKLDGSSAGTVEINENIFGIEPNTHLMHEVLTAELAALRQGTASTKTRAEVSGGGRKPFRQKGTGRARQGSTRAANMVGGGVVNGPKPRSYEKKVNKKARKLALRSALATRIQAGQVIVLDDYTLERPKTKTLVEFGKKVGLNQEKQLYIVNDFTTDMDYNLYLSVRNIEKTFVLMPNEISVYWLLKSEKIVITKQALSNIEEVLG; encoded by the coding sequence ATGTCAGTTATTAATTTAAATGTATATAAATTAGACGGTTCAAGTGCAGGAACTGTTGAAATTAATGAAAATATATTTGGTATTGAACCAAATACACATTTAATGCACGAAGTATTAACAGCAGAACTTGCAGCATTAAGACAAGGAACAGCTTCAACAAAAACAAGAGCTGAAGTTTCTGGTGGAGGAAGAAAACCTTTTAGACAAAAAGGAACAGGTAGAGCAAGACAAGGTTCTACAAGAGCAGCAAACATGGTAGGTGGAGGAGTAGTTAATGGTCCTAAACCAAGATCATATGAAAAGAAAGTAAATAAAAAAGCAAGAAAATTAGCTTTAAGATCAGCTTTAGCTACTAGAATACAAGCAGGACAAGTTATTGTATTAGATGATTATACTTTAGAAAGACCAAAAACAAAAACACTTGTTGAATTTGGTAAAAAAGTTGGTTTAAATCAAGAAAAGCAATTATATATAGTAAATGATTTCACTACTGATATGGATTACAATTTATATTTATCAGTTAGAAACATTGAAAAGACTTTCGTATTAATGCCTAATGAAATTAGTGTTTACTGGCTATTAAAGAGCGAAAAAATAGTAATCACTAAACAAGCTCTTTCAAATATAGAGGAGGTGCTAGGATAA
- the rplB gene encoding 50S ribosomal protein L2, whose protein sequence is MPIRKMKPVTSGTRHMSILVNVELDKVRPEKSLVEPLNSAYGIDNYGHRTGRNRQKGHKRLYRIIDWKRNKIGIPAKVATIEYDPNRTANIALLHYVDGEKRYILAPNGLKKGDIVLAGSEAEIKPGNALKLKDLPVGTQIHNLELIPGRGGQLARSAGTAARLVAKEGTYCHVELPSGELRLIHKECMATVGTVGNSEHSLVSLGKAGRNRHLGVKPHVRGSVMNPVDHPHGGGEGRSPIGRKSPVTPWGKPALGKKTRGKKTSDRFIVRGRKK, encoded by the coding sequence ATGCCTATTAGAAAAATGAAGCCAGTTACTAGTGGGACTCGGCATATGTCTATACTAGTTAACGTAGAACTAGATAAAGTTAGACCTGAAAAAAGTTTAGTTGAACCGTTAAATTCTGCTTATGGAATTGATAACTACGGTCACAGAACAGGAAGAAACAGACAAAAAGGACACAAGAGATTATACAGAATAATTGACTGGAAAAGAAACAAGATTGGAATACCTGCAAAGGTTGCAACAATAGAATATGATCCAAACAGAACAGCCAATATTGCTTTATTACACTATGTAGATGGTGAAAAAAGATATATATTAGCTCCAAACGGACTTAAAAAAGGTGATATAGTTTTAGCTGGTAGTGAAGCTGAAATAAAACCAGGAAATGCTCTTAAATTAAAAGATTTACCAGTTGGTACACAAATTCATAATCTTGAATTAATACCTGGTAGAGGTGGACAATTAGCAAGATCAGCAGGAACTGCTGCAAGATTAGTAGCTAAAGAAGGAACTTACTGTCACGTTGAATTACCTTCAGGAGAATTAAGATTAATTCACAAAGAATGTATGGCAACAGTTGGAACAGTTGGAAACTCTGAACATTCATTAGTATCATTAGGAAAAGCTGGAAGAAACAGACACTTAGGTGTTAAACCTCATGTAAGAGGATCAGTAATGAACCCTGTGGATCACCCACACGGAGGGGGAGAAGGAAGATCTCCAATTGGTAGAAAATCACCAGTTACACCTTGGGGTAAACCAGCACTTGGTAAGAAAACTAGAGGTAAGAAAACTAGTGATAGGTTCATAGTAAGAGGAAGAAAAAAATAA
- the rpsS gene encoding 30S ribosomal protein S19: MARSLKKGPFVDAYLLEKVEAMGEKKQVIKTWSRRSTIYPQFIGHTFAVYNGKKHIPVYVTDEMIGHKLGEFAPTRTFYGHGKDKKDKKK; this comes from the coding sequence ATGGCTCGTTCATTAAAAAAAGGACCTTTTGTTGATGCTTACTTATTAGAAAAAGTTGAAGCAATGGGAGAAAAAAAGCAAGTTATTAAAACATGGTCAAGAAGATCAACAATATATCCTCAATTTATAGGACACACATTTGCAGTATATAACGGTAAAAAACATATACCTGTATATGTTACAGATGAAATGATAGGACATAAATTAGGTGAATTTGCACCGACTAGAACATTCTACGGTCATGGAAAAGATAAAAAAGATAAGAAAAAATAG
- the rpmD gene encoding 50S ribosomal protein L30 yields MSRVRITLVKGINGRKPNHITTVKSLGLNKINSSVEHNLTDDIKGKIKLVSYLLKVEEV; encoded by the coding sequence ATGTCTAGAGTAAGAATAACACTTGTAAAAGGAATTAATGGAAGAAAGCCTAATCATATAACAACTGTAAAATCACTAGGATTAAATAAAATTAATAGTAGTGTGGAACATAATTTAACAGACGATATAAAAGGGAAAATAAAATTAGTTTCTTATTTACTTAAAGTAGAGGAGGTTTAA
- the rpmC gene encoding 50S ribosomal protein L29 has protein sequence MTAKEIRELSVDKLEAQVKEMKQELFNLKLQKTLGQLQDTAKIRTIKRDIARIKTILTEKK, from the coding sequence ATGACAGCTAAAGAAATAAGAGAATTATCAGTTGATAAATTAGAAGCTCAAGTTAAAGAAATGAAACAAGAATTATTCAACTTAAAATTACAAAAAACATTAGGACAATTACAAGATACAGCAAAAATTAGAACTATAAAAAGAGATATTGCTAGAATAAAGACAATATTAACTGAGAAAAAATAG